One Rhododendron vialii isolate Sample 1 chromosome 2a, ASM3025357v1 genomic region harbors:
- the LOC131318097 gene encoding O-fucosyltransferase 1-like isoform X1: MRRIGDGSTLGKRGGFVGHHRNQLKQTLSGGVKGLFGKLSVAVIVLVICTVSLLLTVKSNNSNNQHSFFRSKQINLETLWGTAASGGWRPSSAPRSDWPPPPKESNGYLRVRCNGGLNQQRTAICNAVLAARIMNATLVLPELDANSFWHDDSGFQGIYDVEHFIKALRYDVRIVESIPEVQKNGKTKKIKAYQLRPPRDAPIRWYTTEALEKMKEHTAIYLTPFSHRLAEEIDNPEYQRLRCRVNYHALRFKPNIMKLSNSIVSKLRAESHFMSIHLRFEMDMLAFAGCFDIFTTKEQSILKKYRQENFAEKKLVYSERRAIGKCPLTPEEVGLILRAMGFDNSTRIYLAAGEIFGGERFMKPFRSMFPRLENHSTVDPSEDLVGNNRGLLGSAVDYMVCLLSDVFMPTYDGPSNFANNLLGHRLYYGFRTTIRPDRKALAPIFINRENGQMAGFEEAVRRVMLGTNFGGPHKRVPPESFYTNSWPECFCQTSPQNPADKCPPGDVLEVLESKLERNEQ, translated from the exons ATGAGAAG GATTGGCGACGGATCGACGCTTGGCAAGAGAGGGGGATTCGTGGGGCACCATCGGAACCAGCTGAAGCAGACGCTCAGCGGAGGTGTCAAGGGCCTGTTTGGGAAGCTGTCGGTTGCGGTGATCGTCCTAGTGATTTGCACCGTCTCGTTGTTGCTCACCGTTAAGAGTAACAACAGCAACAATCAGCATTCTTTCTTTCGATCGAAA CAGATCAATCTAGAGACACTATGGGGAACTGCTGCATCTGGTGGTTGGCGGCCATCATCTGCTCCGCGATCTGATTGGCCGC CTCCTCCGAAAGAGAGCAATGGCTATCTACGTGTTCGTTGTAACGGTGGTCTGAATCAGCAACGCACGGCG ATCTGTAATGCTGTTCTTGCTGCCCGAATTATGAATGCTACACTTGTGCTGCCGGAGTTGGACGCAAACTCTTTCTGGCATGATGACAG TGGTTTCCAAGGTATCTACGATGTTGAGCACTTTATCAAGGCATTGAGGTATGACGTGCGGATTGTGGAGAGCATTCCTGAAGTTCAGAAGAATGGGAAGACCAAGAAGATTAAAGCTTATCAG CTTCGACCCCCTAGAGATGCTCCAATCCGTTGGTACACAACAGAAGCTCTTGAGAAGATGAAGGAACACACTGCTATCTACCTCACTCCCTTTTCACATCGCTTGGCAGAAGAGATTGATAACCCTGAATACCAGCGGTTGAGATGCCGAGTTAATTATCATGCGCTCAGATTTAAGCCCAACATTATGAAGTTAAGTAATTCAATAGTCAGCAAACTTCGTGCAGAAAGCCACTTCATGTCAATACATCTTCGGTTTGAGATGGATATGCTGGCATTTGCTGG GTGCTTTGATATATTTACAACTAAGGAGCAAAGTATATTGAAGAAATATCGGCAAGAAAATTTCGCGGAGAAGAAGCTTGTTTATAGTGAGAGAAGAGCCATTGGAAAATGTCCATTAACTCCAGAGGAG GTTGGTCTCATATTACGTGCAATGGGGTTTGACAATTCCACGAGGATATACCTTGCAGCGGGTGAGATATTTGGCGGTGAGCGATTCATGAAACCTTTTCGCTCTATGTTCCCTCGCCTTGAGAACCACAGCACAGTGGACCCCAGTGAGGACCTAGTGGGGAACAATCGGGGTTTGTTAGGCTCTGCTGTGGATTACATGGTTTGTCTCCTCTCCGATGTTTTCATGCCAACGTATGATGGCCCAAGCAATTTTGCCAATAACCTCCTAGGGCACCGTTTATACTACGGTTTCCGCACCACGATCCGGCCTGACAGAAAAGCCCTTGCTCCTATATTTATCAATCGGGAAAATGGGCAAATGGCTGGTTTTGAAGAAGCTGTTAGGCGTGTGATGCTTGGAACAAATTTCGGTGGGCCTCACAAGCGGGTCCCGCCCGAGTCTTTTTATACAAACTCCTGGCCCGAGTGTTTCTGCCAAACATCACCACAGAATCCAGCTGACAAGTGTCCGCCTGGGGATGTCCTGGAAGTGTTGGAGAGCAAATTGGAGAGAAACGAACAGTAA
- the LOC131318097 gene encoding O-fucosyltransferase 1-like isoform X2 produces the protein MRRIGDGSTLGKRGGFVGHHRNQLKQTLSGGVKGLFGKLSVAVIVLVICTVSLLLTVKSNNSNNQHSFFRSKINLETLWGTAASGGWRPSSAPRSDWPPPPKESNGYLRVRCNGGLNQQRTAICNAVLAARIMNATLVLPELDANSFWHDDSGFQGIYDVEHFIKALRYDVRIVESIPEVQKNGKTKKIKAYQLRPPRDAPIRWYTTEALEKMKEHTAIYLTPFSHRLAEEIDNPEYQRLRCRVNYHALRFKPNIMKLSNSIVSKLRAESHFMSIHLRFEMDMLAFAGCFDIFTTKEQSILKKYRQENFAEKKLVYSERRAIGKCPLTPEEVGLILRAMGFDNSTRIYLAAGEIFGGERFMKPFRSMFPRLENHSTVDPSEDLVGNNRGLLGSAVDYMVCLLSDVFMPTYDGPSNFANNLLGHRLYYGFRTTIRPDRKALAPIFINRENGQMAGFEEAVRRVMLGTNFGGPHKRVPPESFYTNSWPECFCQTSPQNPADKCPPGDVLEVLESKLERNEQ, from the exons ATGAGAAG GATTGGCGACGGATCGACGCTTGGCAAGAGAGGGGGATTCGTGGGGCACCATCGGAACCAGCTGAAGCAGACGCTCAGCGGAGGTGTCAAGGGCCTGTTTGGGAAGCTGTCGGTTGCGGTGATCGTCCTAGTGATTTGCACCGTCTCGTTGTTGCTCACCGTTAAGAGTAACAACAGCAACAATCAGCATTCTTTCTTTCGATCGAAA ATCAATCTAGAGACACTATGGGGAACTGCTGCATCTGGTGGTTGGCGGCCATCATCTGCTCCGCGATCTGATTGGCCGC CTCCTCCGAAAGAGAGCAATGGCTATCTACGTGTTCGTTGTAACGGTGGTCTGAATCAGCAACGCACGGCG ATCTGTAATGCTGTTCTTGCTGCCCGAATTATGAATGCTACACTTGTGCTGCCGGAGTTGGACGCAAACTCTTTCTGGCATGATGACAG TGGTTTCCAAGGTATCTACGATGTTGAGCACTTTATCAAGGCATTGAGGTATGACGTGCGGATTGTGGAGAGCATTCCTGAAGTTCAGAAGAATGGGAAGACCAAGAAGATTAAAGCTTATCAG CTTCGACCCCCTAGAGATGCTCCAATCCGTTGGTACACAACAGAAGCTCTTGAGAAGATGAAGGAACACACTGCTATCTACCTCACTCCCTTTTCACATCGCTTGGCAGAAGAGATTGATAACCCTGAATACCAGCGGTTGAGATGCCGAGTTAATTATCATGCGCTCAGATTTAAGCCCAACATTATGAAGTTAAGTAATTCAATAGTCAGCAAACTTCGTGCAGAAAGCCACTTCATGTCAATACATCTTCGGTTTGAGATGGATATGCTGGCATTTGCTGG GTGCTTTGATATATTTACAACTAAGGAGCAAAGTATATTGAAGAAATATCGGCAAGAAAATTTCGCGGAGAAGAAGCTTGTTTATAGTGAGAGAAGAGCCATTGGAAAATGTCCATTAACTCCAGAGGAG GTTGGTCTCATATTACGTGCAATGGGGTTTGACAATTCCACGAGGATATACCTTGCAGCGGGTGAGATATTTGGCGGTGAGCGATTCATGAAACCTTTTCGCTCTATGTTCCCTCGCCTTGAGAACCACAGCACAGTGGACCCCAGTGAGGACCTAGTGGGGAACAATCGGGGTTTGTTAGGCTCTGCTGTGGATTACATGGTTTGTCTCCTCTCCGATGTTTTCATGCCAACGTATGATGGCCCAAGCAATTTTGCCAATAACCTCCTAGGGCACCGTTTATACTACGGTTTCCGCACCACGATCCGGCCTGACAGAAAAGCCCTTGCTCCTATATTTATCAATCGGGAAAATGGGCAAATGGCTGGTTTTGAAGAAGCTGTTAGGCGTGTGATGCTTGGAACAAATTTCGGTGGGCCTCACAAGCGGGTCCCGCCCGAGTCTTTTTATACAAACTCCTGGCCCGAGTGTTTCTGCCAAACATCACCACAGAATCCAGCTGACAAGTGTCCGCCTGGGGATGTCCTGGAAGTGTTGGAGAGCAAATTGGAGAGAAACGAACAGTAA
- the LOC131318082 gene encoding uncharacterized protein LOC131318082: MASDTLNGPTNLKVRELLKEVQLDYSPSFTKLVDDTVSAIKDAIDRIPQDLQVTADVAPGFVRDIGADKVEFTFKKPISVEIGGSYSMRCIAKPDVNVDVFVRMPKEMFHEKDYLNHRYHAKRFLYLCIIKRYLKLSSVAEKVEWSTFQNESRKPILVVHPAMRIAEAPIVLLRIIPTATLVFNVVKLNMKRNNIRALNQGAVLQPTPKYNSSILEDLFLEDNAEFVRRTFLGWNELGEALILLKVWARQRSSIYTHDCLSGFLISVIMAYLASKSGGNRIKKSMNTMQIFRVMMDFIAASKVWETGLFFHPQGEWNTSKEERRTSLQSFPVIMCDQFAGFNLTFRMTKGGFLELRNEAALTISGIDKCRDGGFDEVFMTKVDFPAKYDYCIRLNLKGSTEVNALGFCSDDECWRSYEQKVLSLMHQGLNDRAKVIRVIWRNTPLGCNLEDGLSMFDREPLLIGISVNTLENALRVVDIGPNAENKNEALKFRKFWGDKAELRRFKDGTIAESTVWECKQWERHLIIKSISEHVLMRHLSLSQESITTIVDQLDFSLCYGNEDPLSFSASLLEAFGVLSKHLRLLDDIPLTVSSVQPLDPAFRFTSVFPPKPHPLALEKGVKQRFQSLTSSCIQSLEVMIQLEGSGNWPMGDVAVEKTKSAFLLKIGQSLQSNWGMICNATEDDVVVFTSGYAFRLKILHEKGLTLTKWPMGSNQVKRVPSTDKILYMRSQHASMINGLQGRYPIYGPVVRLAKRWVAAHLLSTSLGEEAIELLVAYLFLKPLPFHAPSSRITGFLRFLRLLSEYDWAFSALVVDINGDLTLNDEKEVNGNFISSRKAYEENMQNASPAMFLATAYDKVSEAWTRSSPTSSELRRLAAYAKSSANLLAKLNLEDQLDSYRWECLFRTPLSNYNAIVLLHRDRLPYPQHLLFPSEVNQGMHVVRGKPSKKFHPFLLPGDMKGSLEELKHKLMVNFDPLRCFVGDIEAKFPNKFKVWYDSLGGDAIGLTWEQSGSKKRGREEIAEEEDLFNVLKSVGEAGKGFVRSIYLPKAPKLK; the protein is encoded by the exons ATGGCTTCAGACACGTTGAACGGACCAACGAACTTGAAAGTGAGAGAACTACTGAAGGAGGTCCAGCTCGACTACTCCCCTTCCTTCACTAAGCTCGTCGACGACACCGTTTCAGCCATCAAAGACGCCATTGACAGAATCCCCCAAGACTTACAG GTTACAGCAGATGTTGCACCGGGTTTTGTCAGAGATATTGGTGCCGACAAAGTGGAATTTACGTTCAAGAAGCCGATATCTGTAGAAATTGGGGGTAGTTATTCGATGCGTTGCATTGCTAAGCCGGATGTGAATGTGGATGTTTTTGTTCGAATGCCAAAG GAGATGTTCCATGAGAAGGATTATTTAAATCATCGTTACCATGCCAAAAGATTTCTTTACCTTTGCATAATAAAGAGGTATCTCAAACTTTCTTCAGTAGCTGAGAAGGTTGAATGGTCCACGTTTCAAAACGAGTCTAGGAAGCCTATATTGGTTGTCCATCCAG CTATGAGGATTGCTGAAGCCCCTATTGTTTTGTTAAGGATAATTCCCACAGCAACATTGGTATTTAACGTAGTAAAGTTGAACATGAAGCGGAACAACATTCGTGCTCTGAATCAAG GGGCTGTTCTTCAACCTACTCCGAAGTACAATAGTAGTATACTAGAAGACTTGTTCCTCGAGGATAATGCAGAATTTGTCAGAAGAACTTTTCTTGGCTGGAATGAACTAGGAGAGGCTTTGATTTTGCTCAAA GTTTGGGCTCGGCAAAGAAGTTCAATATATACCCATGATTGCTTAAGTGGATTCCTAATTTCTGTCATAATGGCGTACCTTGCATCAAAATCTGGTGGGAATCGCATAAAGAAGTCAATGAACACAATGCAGATATTTCGAGTCATGATGGATTTCATTG CTGCTTCAAAAGTATGGGAGACTGGGCTCTTTTTCCATCCCCAAGGCGAGTGGAATACTTCCAAGGAG GAAAGGAGGACATCTTTACAGTCATTTCCAGTAATCATGTGCGACCAGTTTGCTGGCTTTAATTTGACATTCCGCATGACAAAGGGTGGTTTTCTTGAG CTCCGAAATGAGGCTGCTCTGACCATTAGTGGCATTGATAAGTGCAGAGATGGTGGATTCGATGAGGTTTTTATGACCAAAGTTGACTTTCCTGCTAAATATGACTACTGCATAAG GTTGAACTTGAAGGGGTCTACAGAAGTCAATGCCTTGGGATTTTGCTCGGACGACGAATGTTGGAGATCGTATGAGCAGAAAGTACTTTCTCTGATGCATCAAGGGTTAAATGATAGAGCAAAGGTCATCCGTGTTATTTGGAGGAACACTCCTTTAGGATGCAATTTGGAAGAT GGTTTGTCTATGTTTGATAGAGAGCCATTGCTCATCGGGATTTCAGTCAACACTTTAGAGAATGCTCTTAGAGTCGTTGACATTGGTCCAAATGCCGAGAACAAAAATGAG GCTCTCAAATTCCGGAAGTTTTGGGGAGATAAGGCAGAGCTGCGGAGATTTAAAGATGGCACAATTGCAGAAAGCACCG TGTGGGAATGCAAGCAATGGGAAAGACATCTTATTATAAAGAGCATTTCAGAGCATGTTCTGATGCGTCATCTTTCCCTTTCACAAGAAAGTATCACAACCATTGtggatcaacttgatttttctcTTTGCTATGGCAATGAAG ATCCTTTATCATTTTCTGCAAGTTTACTTGAGGCATTTGGGGTTTTGTCGAAGCATTTGCGTCTTCTTGATGACATTCCCTTGACGGTATCAAGTGTGCAGCCTCTAGATCCAG CTTTCAGGTTCACATCTGTCTTCCCTCCCAAACCTCATCCCTTGGCTCTTGAAAAAGGTGTCAAACAAAGGTTCCAAAGCCTCACTTCATCCTGCATTCAATCTCTTGAAGTTATGATCCAG TTGGAAGGTTCTGGGAACTGGCCAATGGGTGATGTAGCCGTTGAGAAGACTAAATCTGCATTCCTTCTCAAAATTGGTCAAAG CCTCCAGAGCAATTGGGGAATGATATGTAATGCTACTGAGGATGATGTGGTTGTTTTCACATCTGGATATGCATTTCGACTTAAAATTTTGCATGAAAAAGGGCTTACCTTGACGAAATGGCCAA TGGGAAGTAATCAAGTGAAACGGGTCCCATCAACCGACAAGATCCTTTACATGCGGAGCCAGCATGCGAGCATGATTAATGGTTTACAAGGTCGTTACCCAATCTATGGGCCTGTTGTTCG GCTTGCAAAACGCTGGGTTGCTGCACATCTTCTTTCAACTTCCTTGGGGGAGGAAGCAATTGAGCTGTTGGTTGCTTATCTTTTTCTGAAGCCTTTGCCATTTCATGCTCCTTCCTCACGGATCACTGGATTTCTAAG GTTCTTAAGATTACTGTCGGAGTATGACTGGGCCTTTTCTGCTTTAGTTGTTGACATAAATGGTGATTTGACGCTGAATGACGAAAAAGAGGTCAAT GGAAACTTTATATCGAGTAGAAAAGCCTACGAAGAAAACATGCAAAATGCAAGCCCAGCCATGTTCTTGGCTACTGCTTACGACAAGGTATCTGAAGCTTGGACCAGATCATCACCAACCTCATCA GAACTTAGAAGATTGGCGGCTTACGCAAAAAGCAGTGCAAATTTGTTAGCAAAACTCAACTTGGAGGATCAACTTGATTCGTACAGATGGGAG TGCCTTTTCCGAACTCCTTTGAGCAACTACAATGCCATTGTGCTTCTCCACAGGGATAGATTGCCTTACCCACAACATCTTCTCTTCCCTTCTGAAGTGAACCAAG GGATGCACGTGGTACGTGGGAAGCCAAGCAAGAAATTCCATCCCTTTCTATTGCCTGGAGACATGAAAGGGAGCTTAGAGGAACTGAAACATAAGCTGATGGTGAACTTTGATCCTCTGAGATGCTTTGTTGGTGATATAGAGGCAA AGTTCCCCAACAAGTTCAAAGTTTGGTATGATTCGCTTGGGGGTGATGCTATTGGCTTAACGTGGGAGCAATCGGGATCAAAG AAACGGGGACGAGAAGAAATAGCTGAGGAAGAAGATCTGTTTAATGTACTAAAATCTGTTGGTGAGGCTGGGAAAGGTTTCGTGAGGAGTATTTATCTTCCCAAGGCCCCAAAgctaaaataa